The proteins below come from a single Crossiella sp. CA-258035 genomic window:
- a CDS encoding cytochrome P450 gives MSTPTAEFLTLMGPEPFDLLTRVRETAPVVPIGFPDGLDRHLVTRHEDVRQVLADPRFSSDLTESVNQLQGPTAPVLRKFQELLGRSMLNVDPPDHTRLRKLVVRAFSAKRVDALRPRITELAGQLLDRVAGQSEIDLVADFSFPLPVLVICELLGVPPEDRAHFSALSHQMLAYLDSERAIREAEAGIDGLVAYMSGLIEAKRAAPADDLISDLIAISEDGDRLAPDELVAMGVLLLNAGHETTVNLIGNGAVLLLQRPDVLARLREEPALVAAAVEEFLRLDGPVHPGLVRRATVDAEVGGVPVPAGTLLLLVMSAANRDPRQFANPDEIDLDRVDNQHLAFGYGIHFCLGARLARLESEIAFNALLARYPKLELAVPVAELLRRPGALLRGFDSVPLRVGG, from the coding sequence ATGTCGACGCCCACCGCTGAATTTCTCACCCTGATGGGGCCGGAGCCGTTCGACCTGCTCACGCGGGTGCGCGAGACCGCGCCGGTGGTCCCGATCGGATTCCCGGACGGGCTGGACCGGCATCTGGTCACCCGGCACGAGGACGTCCGGCAGGTGCTCGCCGATCCCCGGTTCAGCAGCGACCTGACCGAGTCCGTCAACCAGCTCCAGGGACCCACCGCGCCGGTGCTGCGCAAGTTCCAGGAGTTGCTCGGCCGGTCCATGCTCAACGTGGACCCGCCGGACCACACCCGGCTGCGCAAGCTCGTGGTGCGCGCCTTCAGCGCCAAGCGGGTGGACGCGCTGCGGCCGCGGATCACCGAGCTGGCCGGTCAGCTGCTGGACCGGGTGGCCGGGCAGTCCGAGATCGACCTGGTGGCCGACTTCTCCTTCCCGCTGCCGGTGCTGGTGATCTGCGAGCTGCTCGGCGTGCCGCCGGAGGACCGCGCGCACTTCAGCGCGCTCTCCCACCAGATGCTGGCCTACCTGGACTCCGAGCGGGCCATCCGGGAGGCCGAGGCCGGAATCGACGGTCTGGTCGCCTACATGAGCGGGCTGATCGAGGCCAAGCGGGCGGCCCCGGCGGACGACCTGATCAGCGACCTGATCGCGATCAGCGAGGACGGGGACCGGCTGGCCCCTGACGAGCTGGTGGCCATGGGCGTGCTGCTGCTGAACGCCGGGCACGAGACCACGGTCAACCTGATCGGCAACGGCGCGGTGCTGCTGCTCCAGCGGCCGGACGTGCTGGCCAGGCTGCGTGAGGAGCCGGCGCTGGTGGCCGCCGCGGTGGAGGAGTTCCTGCGGCTGGACGGGCCGGTGCACCCGGGGCTGGTCCGGCGGGCGACCGTGGACGCCGAGGTCGGCGGGGTGCCGGTGCCCGCGGGCACGCTGCTGCTGCTCGTGATGAGCGCGGCGAACCGGGATCCCCGGCAGTTCGCCAACCCGGATGAGATCGACCTGGACCGCGTGGACAACCAGCACCTGGCCTTCGGCTACGGGATCCACTTCTGCCTCGGCGCGCGGCTGGCCCGGCTGGAGAGCGAGATCGCCTTCAACGCGCTGCTGGCGCGCTACCCGAAGCTGGAGCTGGCGGTGCCCGTCGCGGAGCTGCTCCGGCGGCCGGGCGCGCTGCTGCGGGGCTTCGACTCGGTGCCGCTGCGGGTCGGCGGCTGA